The following are from one region of the Acomys russatus chromosome 32, mAcoRus1.1, whole genome shotgun sequence genome:
- the LOC127183962 gene encoding glutathione S-transferase A4: MDAKPKLYYFHGRGKMESIRWLLAAAGVEFEEEFLETREQYEKLRKDGRLLFEQVPLVEIDGMPLTQTRAILSYLAAKHNLYGKDLKERVRIDMYTDGTQDLMMMIAHAAFKPPQEKEENYAFIVKRAKTRYFPVFEKILKDHGEAFLVGNQLSWADLQLLEAILMVEELSAPVLSDFPLLQAFKTRISNIPTIKKFLQPGSQRKPPPDDHYVEVVRNVLKF; the protein is encoded by the exons ATGGACGCCAAACCCAAGCTCTACTACTTCCATGGCAGGGGCAAGATGGAGTCGATCCGCTGGCTGCTGGCTGCGGCCGGAGTGGAG TTTGAGGAAGAATTTCTTGAGACGAGAGAACAATATGAGAAGTTGCGAAAGG ATGGACGCCTGCTTTTTGAGCAAGTGCCTTTGGTTGAAATTGACGGCATGCCGCTGACACAGACTAGAGCCATCCTGAGCTACCTTGCTGCCAAGCACAACTTGTATGGGAAAGACCTGAAAGAGAGAGTCAG GATAGACATGTACACTGACGGCACCCAGGACCTGATGATGATGATCGCCCACGCTGCATTTAAACCCCCTCAGGAAAAAGAGGAGAACTATGCTTTTATAGTGAAGAGAGCTAAAACCCGTTACTTCCCTGTGTTTGAAAAG atTTTAAAAGACCATGGGGAGGCTTTTCTTGTTGGCAATCAGCTCAGCTGGGCAGACTTACAGCTGCTAGAAGCTATTTTGATGGTGGAAGAGCTCAGCGCTCCCGTGCTCTCTGACTTCCCTCTGCTGCAG GCATTTAAGACAAGAATCAGCAACATTCCTACAATTAAGAAGTTCCTGCAGCCCGGAAGTCAGAGGAAGCCACCTCCAGACGACCACTACGTCGAGGTGGTCAGGAACGTCCTGAAATTCTAG